The Branchiostoma floridae strain S238N-H82 chromosome 10, Bfl_VNyyK, whole genome shotgun sequence genome has a segment encoding these proteins:
- the LOC118424484 gene encoding probable serine carboxypeptidase CPVL, which translates to MWPQGKWQVLLLLAILINLQSTVQSHGGPFQLPRVHQIIQQGRDYGDPLFLTPYLEQGMAEKARTLSEVHLPGTTINSYSGYLTVNKTYSSNMFFWFFPALSDPESAPLLLFLQGGPGTSSMLGLFSEMGPFYVTKDAQLMMRKVTWVSQYSMLFIDNPVGTGFSFTESDAGYARNQTDVADNLYNALLQFFQIYSQYQKNDFYVTGESYAGKYVPALSYKIHMENPTAKFKINFKGMAIGDGLCDPLTQYAKLPEFLYHIGLADESQRLRIGVFVDIFGAQIVEEDFVGAFKTFETMLLGNMSYFYNITGSNDHYNYLRSEEPALKGYYMDYLSLPEVRKAIHVGNLTFHNGSDVQRYLLAPDFLKSVKPWVATIMESYKVLIYNGQLDIIVGAPLTENFLWSLPWSRLEQYQTADRTVWKINPSDTEVAGFVKQVDNFYQVIVKGAGHILPFDQPERAYDMIDRFVSGRGFQ; encoded by the exons ATGTGGCCACAGGGAAAATGGCAGGTTCTTCTCCTGCTTGCAATCCTGATAAACTTGCAGTCAACAGTGCAAAGTCATGGCGGCCCATTCCAACTTCCCAGGGTGCACCAGATCATCCAGCAGGGCCGGGACTACGGCGACCCCCTCTTCCTCACTCCTTATTTGGAACAGGGCATGGCAGAGAAAG ctCGAACACTGAGTGAGGTGCATCTCCCTGGCACAACGATCAACAGCTACTCCGGCTATCTGACTGTCAACAAAACCTACAGCAGTAACATGTTCTTCTGGTTCTTCCCTGCACTG TCTGACCCAGAGAGCGCCCCCCTGCTCCTGTTCCTACAGGGTGGTCCTGGAACGTCCAGTATGCTCGGACTCTTCTCCGAGATGGGACCGTTTTACGTCACCAAGGACGCTCAAT taATGATGAGAAAAGTAACTTGGGTTTCTCAGTATTCCATGCTGTTCATCGATAATCCA GTAGGAACGGGGTTCAGTTTTACAGAGTCAGATGCTGGATATGCCAGAAACCAGACAGACGTGGCAGACAACTTGTACAA tGCCCTGTTGCAGTTTTTCCAAATCTACTCTCAGTACCAGAAGAATGACTTCTACGTGACTGGAGAG TCCTATGCAGGAAAGTATGTTCCAGCTCTGAGCTACAAGATCCACATGGAGAACCCCACAGCCAAGTTCAAGATCAACTTCAAAGGCATGGCCATCGGGGACGGGCTGTGTGATCCCTTGACG CAATATGCCAAGTTACCAGAGTTCCTGTACCACATCGGGTTGGCGGATGAGTCCCAGAGACTGAGGATTGGCGTGTTTGTGGACATCTTCGGGGCTCAGATCGTGGAGGAAGACTTCGTAGGAGCATTTAAG ACATTTGAGACGATGCTGCTTGGAAacatgtcatacttttacaacaTCACAGGCAGCAATGATCACTACAACTACCTCAGGAGTGAG GAACCAGCATTAAAGGGCTACTACATGGACTACCTGTCCCTACCTGAGGTGAGGAAAGCTATCCATGTGGGGAACCTGACCTTCCATAACGGGTCAGATGTGCAGAGGTATCTGCTGGCACCTGACTTCCTGAAGTCTGTGAAGCCCTGGGTGGCTACCATTATGGAGAGTTACAAG GTGTTAATCTACAATGGTCAGCTGGACATCATAGTCGGAGCTCCACTGACAGAGAATTTCCTCTGGAGCCTTCCATGGTCCAGACTGGAGCAGTATCAGACGGCTGACAGGACGGTGTGGAAAATTAACCCTTCGGACACCGAGGTGGCCGGGTTCGTCAAGCAGGTGGACAATTTTTACCAG gtGATCGTGAAAGGTGCAGGCCACATTCTACCATTCGACCAACCAGAGCGGGCCTACGATATGATTGACAGATTTGTGTCAGGCAGAGGTTTCCAATGA
- the LOC118424486 gene encoding alpha-N-acetylgalactosamine-specific lectin-like, whose protein sequence is MSKTPASCPRCYTMWNGICYKAFRNGKTFSDAAATCREDDGILAMPRDAETNAFLISLINQFASSVLGPGYSSFWFGLHDRWEDGIFEWEDGSALGTYNNWAPGQPDNRRGNKDCVFYNHETAGRMWAVNSCSRQLFFICQAVPECPVSW, encoded by the exons ATGAGTAAGACACCAG catcttgccCTAGATGTTACACAATGTGGaatggaatctgctacaaggccttcaggAACGGTAAGACCTTCAGCGATGCAGCCGCGACCTGTCGTGAAGACGACGGCatcctcgccatgccccgagacgctgagaccaacgccttcctgatctccttgatAAATCAATTTGCTTCGTCCGTGCTTGGTCCTGGATATTCGtccttctggttcggcctgcacgatcggtGGGAAGACGGAATCTTTGAGTGGgaggatggttctgcacttggcaCGTACAACAACTGGGCTCCGGGACAACCAGACAACAGGAGGGGCAACAAAGATTGCGTTTTTTATAATCATGAGACAGCCGGGAGAATGTGGGCTGTCAACTCATGCTCCAGGCAGCTGttcttcatatgccaggctgttccag AATGTCCAGTGTCATGGTGA